Proteins encoded by one window of Aspergillus chevalieri M1 DNA, chromosome 6, nearly complete sequence:
- a CDS encoding scramblase family protein (COG:M;~EggNog:ENOG410PGQS;~InterPro:IPR005552;~PFAM:PF03803;~antiSMASH:Cluster_6.3;~go_function: GO:0017128 - phospholipid scramblase activity [Evidence IEA];~go_process: GO:0017121 - plasma membrane phospholipid scrambling [Evidence IEA]), which yields MWSAVRPSPIRWLRAPGRALSSSFTRGRASPRGPRNSIRRLEPIPNIRREGAQPLHPESLNGETSNPAANYEPSQNTLLSPVHIPEDPNAVLKENHPATGLLANSGLVVQRQLELMNVMIGFEQANKYVIMDANGNHVGYMAEQEKGLGSTMARQWFRTHRSFVTHVFDRHENEVLRFHRPFSYISSRIRVYDPLDIAGKADSSSTTLQTVSPGHLVQASGESNAKVSPLGIEDMRVVGEAQQQWAPLRRKYNLFTYHPSPDASTNMETKRLPLADSGLSQAQQMQLIRSGESGHEQGEFSQFAYVDEPFLSWDFALRSADDKLIGSVNRDFAGFAREFFTDTGVYALRMDSASLSQAEQAGTQSDVATGMSLDQRAVMLATAVSVDFDYFSRHSGSGGFGFMPLWIPGMGGDAAAGGAAAGGAAAGEAGAIGEAATGTAGAAGRAGAAGGMAEGASAGAAGAGAMAGYEAMQRGMGEPYAQDASSDQQPPTSMDQPPTPGQPGPYGDYWAEEQHEDVWDEDPWSDDGGDDGGNDWF from the exons ATGTGGAGTGCAGTACGACCATCGCCTATCCGGTGGCTTCGAGCTCCGGGTCGAGCACTCTCCAGCTCCTTCACCAGGGGCCGCGCCAGTCCTCGAGGCCCCCGGAACAGCATACGGAGACTGGAACCTATTCCGAATATCAGACGAGAAGGCGCACAACCGCTGCATCCGGAGTCTTTGAACGGCGAAACGAGTAACCCTGCCGCAAACTACGAGCCTTCTCAGAATACCCTCCTCTCGCCCGTCCATATACCAGAAGACCCCAATGCAGTGCTCAAGGAGAATCACCCTGCCACAGGGCTACTGGCGAACTCAGGCTTAGTCGTGCAGAGACAGCTGGAGTTAATGAATGTGATGAT CGGGTTCGAACAGGCGAATAAATATGTGATTATGGATGCGAATGGGAACCATGTGGGATATATGGCAGAGCAAGAGAAAGGCTTAGGCAGTACAATGGCCCGGCAGTGGTTCCGGACGCATCGCTCTTTCGTGACACATGTTTTTGACCGGCATGAGAATGAAGTACTCAGG TTCCATCGGCCGTTCTCCTACATCAGTTCCCGTATTCGAGTCTATGATCCTCTTGACATCGCCGGAAAGGCCGATTCGTCGTCGACTACTCTCCAGACAGTTTCGCCAGGGCATCTAGTTCAAGCAAGTGGGGAATCCAATGCCAAAGTATCGCCGCTCGGAATTGAAGACATGCGTGTGGTTGGGGAAGCACAACAACAATGGGCACCATTACGGCGAAAATACAACCTCTTCACCTACCATCCTTCTCCGGATGCATCAACAAACATGGAAACCAAGAGATTACCACTTGCTGACTCCGGACTTTCTCAAGCGCAGCAGATGCAGTTAATTCGCAGTGGGGAGTCTGGTCACGAACAAGGGGAGTTCAGCCAATTTGCCTACGTGGATGAGCCTTTCTTGTCATGGGACTTTGCGCTTCGCTCGGCAGATGACAAGCTGATTGGATCGGTTAACCGTGATTTTGCTGGTTTCGCTCGCGAATTCTTCACTGACACTGGCGTATACGCTTTGCGCATGGATTCCGCTTCGCTCAGTCAGGCAGAACAAGCGGGCACACAGAGTGACGTCGCCACAGGCATGAGCCTCGACCAGCGTGCGGTGATGCTAGCTACGGCGGTGAGTGTGGACTTTGACTACTTCAGTCGGCATAGCGGTAGTGGGGGTTTTGGCTTCATGCCCCTCTGGATCCCTGGTATGGGCGGAGACGCCGCTGCGGGCGGTGCTGCTGCCGGTGGTGCCGCTGCAGGAGAAGCCGGCGCGATAGGTGAAGCAGCTACGGGAACCGCGGGAGCTGCTGGTAGAGccggtgctgctggtggGATGGCTGAAGGTGCCAGTGCTGGTGCTGCCGGCGCCGGTGCAATGGCCGGGTATGAAGCCATGCAACGAGGTATGGGTGAGCCGTATGCACAAGACGCATCTTCCGaccaacaaccaccaacatCCATGGACCAGCCGCCGACGCCTGGTCAGCCTGGTCCGTATGGAGATTACTGGGCTGAAGAGCAGCATGAAGATGTTTGGGATGAGGACCCATGGAGTGATGATGGAGGTGACGATGGAGGTAACGATTGGTTCTAG
- the lcl2 gene encoding protein lcl2 (COG:U;~EggNog:ENOG410PS99;~InterPro:IPR034543;~SECRETED:SignalP(1-21);~antiSMASH:Cluster_6.3), whose amino-acid sequence MLLNLIKPLWALLLLASVAQAQFQFFEHMFGGGGGGQRQARQQAEPHDGPSDPSWYQNEWENARCSKYLCPDTLACVHFPHHCPCPHPDVEEKIELGEGSAVCVSKGGYKAGEASRKIELARKGLL is encoded by the exons ATGTTGCTCAACTTGATCAAGCCCCTCTGGGCTCTTCTCTTGCTGGCCTCTGTGGCCCAGGCTCAGTTCCAATTCTTCGAGCACATGtttggcggcggaggcggcggCCAGCGACAGGCTCGCCAGCAAGCAGAACCTCATGATGGTCCTAGTGACCCTTCATGGTATCAAAATGAGTGGGAGAATG CACGCTGCTCCAAATACCTATGCCCCGATACTCTTGCCTGCGTCCATTTCCCGCATCACTGTCCGTGTCCGCACCCAGATGTGGAAGAAAAGATTGAGTTGGGCGAGGGAAGTGCTGTTTGCGTTTCGAAGGGGGGATACAAGGCTGGCGAGGCGTCGCGGAAGATCGAGCTGGCTCGGAAGGGTCTTCTATGA
- the MRPL2 gene encoding mitochondrial 54S ribosomal protein bL27m (BUSCO:EOG09264ZDZ;~COG:J;~EggNog:ENOG410PP7F;~InterPro:IPR001684;~PFAM:PF01016;~antiSMASH:Cluster_6.3;~go_component: GO:0005840 - ribosome [Evidence IEA];~go_function: GO:0003735 - structural constituent of ribosome [Evidence IEA];~go_process: GO:0006412 - translation [Evidence IEA]) — protein sequence MFQSRLLTPLRAMERTFVPSIRSAPAGHRLPSTSLLPRPVSGPTLSSPTLSKLLPISQARHASHAAQGAANRHSRDPAGKRLGAKRTGGEYVVPGCIIYKQRGTKWFPGENCALGRDHTIYATEAGYVRYYLDPERHPDRKYIGVCFEKEGKLPTPSNAPSRRKLNRVAVARVPETPEQHQSDLMVATGPEGTMVAGVEAVNAESGPQLRPGYMYREANWQIGRAAEKAGITAKPYDRRNRWMAWRKRQAKAERAAQMKSLKGKKGSKKGKGGR from the coding sequence ATGTTTCAATCACGACTACTCACACCCCTCCGGGCGATGGAGAGGACATTCGTGCCCTCCATCCGATCCGCCCCAGCCGGTCACCGTCTCCCATCAACATCCCTCCTCCCACGACCCGTCTCCGGGCCCACATTATCATCCCCGACGCTCTCGAAACTCCTCCCCATCTCTCAAGCCCGCCACGCCTCGCACGCCGCCCAGGGTGCTGCAAACAGACACTCGCGTGATCCTGCAGGAAAGCGTCTCGGAGCAAAGCGCACAGGCGGCGAATACGTTGTCCCGGGGTGCATTATCTACAAACAGCGCGGGACGAAATGGTTCCCTGGCGAGAACTGCGCACTCGGCAGAGACCACACCATCTACGCCACCGAGGCTGGGTATGTCCGGTACTATCTTGACCCCGAGCGGCATCCGGACCGCAAGTACATTGGTGTTTGCTttgagaaggaggggaagcTCCCGACGCCCTCGAATGCTCCTAGCCGGCGCAAGTTGAACAGAGTTGCTGTTGCGCGTGTTCCTGAGACCCCAGAGCAGCATCAGTCGGATCTGATGGTTGCTACCGGTCCTGAGGGTACGAtggttgctggtgttgagGCTGTGAATGCCGAGTCGGGCCCGCAGCTGCGTCCTGGTTACATGTACCGTGAGGCGAACTGGCAGATTGGTCGTGCTGCTGAGAAGGCTGGTATCACGGCGAAGCCATACGACCGCAGGAACCGGTGGATGGCATGGAGGAAGAGGCAGGCTAAGGCCGAGCGGGCTGCCCAAATGAAGAGTTTGAAGGGCAAGAAGGGCTCGAAGAAGGGCAAGGGTGGTCGCTGA
- a CDS encoding chromatin-binding protein RAD9 (COG:L;~EggNog:ENOG410PP8M;~InterPro:IPR036420,IPR001357,IPR013914;~PFAM:PF16589,PF08605,PF18115,PF00533;~TransMembrane:1 (o1119-1137i);~antiSMASH:Cluster_6.3) produces MDTQDSIDIVKLKRAALGQESQSQSVLSHIHYPRQDQALKENAPEAQACSQEVRRASPRSPLHEQNATNGTTTTPINASRPNNRLLQRVNGKMGSGETPSDTQVVSQSVFDHIIQQNNDDNTLKTLHEGDPGHIDLLAGFDHTQLDTSNTNTNNIEDNENEDQGDADPSSPLEYQPNLFPESQRFITKTPATVVKQNHFEDRSQNKSPLVSFNPLASARSNNGTMALSQMFESTQVPSSPIVNRLYSDQTSERPSPNLPIQHHSLAAGTALSSPTMKLAATFPQHSSESNLNYITMKESQAEREKRTQAERMTRSAEHIYSEDQSDDDEFNKEPSFVERMKRRKVIDELANAQFAGFTAPARPASSRSSRSSKRGGKSKSPEEQEPRGQTDGPDERQEPIVPSQNGSISEEETEQEEDDEVYLPMPRSQELNISAEEDKENHNGIPASPVIATASAHDRLSQVLALQTSPSPNSKMPTEKPISHRHSSNPDGQDEVGRSSQIYIVRDSQQSPTRGSQTNKPMQRTNSQTTLSQQQVARLDVDKQSPPPPPVTQRNSSPSLPNNSHTLACTRSPSASLVESSSQLPKIPPATDFVRTQSSNPASQRAVVCGENASNQEKSSSMSSCVVETPVHQQSRSFADVVPGTTVPETSPNRLQNQGLNSDINGDAAQEDDDLPPVYPSDHDRASQLRPLAPPSSLAVMKAFNSKILSSPSGRQRKALTEIASEASPGGPANFDIDFGILTADDREFRSMVAMSPDPPRKKRRGNDGQNVYASDPVLPVTPRPNTPRFAPFQKQEQIPEEPQPDMPQEEPQTVFRKRSKPSNRVDTIWDVDASPEYHVSRTGRRSFFRSRLQQAAHGQEPERDIAGPPKETIEALVSMSDEMYAISTPTGNSHRPAEMPKVGAARDVTAQDATTQKEPTPVRTSSPGGPQIAHNQVLAPWSGPKRAYYPATCFGTPFGTSASRYLVKFEDSLPVEVPITTVKRLELRVGDVVKVEIPKFPKIPHVIRGFDDRISEEDFNNAVNSGFIPMTDVYGNLSVILEPKARKSISNEALPRTGSMVQVPISRIYLDTILWNQLKDRAFSHDANAKTVEERPQTPALAGVPATPTPPSSRLSRTMRYMGGIFAGMVFAVSYVDDDAGKSRVSRLIMEHGGRIIDGFNELFDFPSNVPIAIPTTKQSADPAQNKTNLRLTRSAEDLGFACVIADKHSRREKYMQALALNLPCLSGRWVEDCIAQNRIIDWEMYLLPAGDSTYLNGAAKSRMLTPTLAVNARFSHTITARPKLLDGQSVLIVMGRGKEEEKSRAYIFLTYALGASRVERVYDLKSAKTFLDQEAEAGHGNSWDWVYVHFHDQEAVRAEFLQSTDTESNSGRGTKRRKMSHFMGCISGQELGLSSKITVVGNDFVCQSLILGRLFGA; encoded by the exons ATGGACACCCAAGACAGCATCGATATCGTGAAGCTGAAACGCGCCGCGCTGGGACAA GAGTCGCAGTCCCAGTCGGTCTTGTCACATATTCATTATCCCCGGCAGGACCAAGCGTTGAAAGAAAACGCCCCGGAAGCTCAGGCTTGTTCGCAGGAGGTCCGCCGGGCATCGCCTCGAAGTCCTTTGCACGAGCAGAATGCTACGAATGGCACAACTACGACCCCGATAAACGCAAGCCGGCCGAATAACCGATTACTGCAAAGGGTGAATGGGAAGATGGGGTCCGGCGAGACGCCGTCAGATACCCAGGTCGTGTCGCAGTCGGTTTTCGACCATATCATCCAGCAGAACAACGACGATAATACCTTGAAGACACTGCATGAGGGTGACCCTGGTCATATTGACTTGCTCGCGGGATTCGATCATACTCAGCTGGACACCAGCAACACCAATACCAACAACATAGAAGACAATGAGAATGAGGACCAGGGAGACGCAGACCCATCTTCCCCGTTGGAGTACCAGCCAAACCTCTTTCCTGAGTCTCAGCGATTCATCACCAAAACACCAGCTACGGTAGTCAAGCAGAACCATTTCGAGGACCGCAGCCAGAACAAATCCCCTCTTGTCTCCTTCAATCCTCTCGCATCGGCCAGGTCGAATAACGGAACTATGGCGTTGAGCCAGATGTTCGAGTCCACGCAAGTTCCGTCGTCTCCGATAGTCAATCGTCTATACTCGGACCAGACGTCTGAACGACCTTCGCCAAACTTGCCGATCCAACATCATTCACTTGCTGCAGGTACGGCGCTCTCTTCCCCGACCATGAAGTTAGCGGCCACATTTCCTCAGCACTCGTCGGAGTCGAACTTGAACTACATCACCATGAAAGAGTCGCAAGCAGAGCGGGAGAAGAGGACTCAAGCTGAGAGGATGACGCGGTCGGCTGAGCATATCTACTCGGAGGATCagagtgatgatgacgagTTCAACAAAGAACCCAGCTTTGTTGAACGGATGAAGCGACGGAAGGTGATTGACGAATTGGCAAATGCGCAATTTGCTGGTTTCACCGCTCCAGCACGGCCCGCGTCGAGTCGGTCGAGTCGGTCGAGCAAACGAGGCGGCAAGTCAAAGTCGCCCGAAGAGCAAGAGCCACGGGGTCAGACTGATGGTCCTGACGAACGGCAGGAGCCCATCGTGCCTTCCCAAAACGGTTCTATTAGCGAAGAGGAAACGGAgcaagaggaagatgatgaagtgTACTTGCCCATGCCCCGATCGCAGGAGCTCAACATCTcagcagaagaagacaagGAGAACCATAACGGTATACCTGCATCCCCCGTTATTGCGACGGCTAGTGCCCACGATCGACTCTCGCAGGTTCTTGCTCTGCAGACCAGTCCATCTCCGAATAGCAAGATGCCTACCGAGAAGCCAATTTCCCATCGCCACAGCTCTAACCCGGATGGACAGGACGAAGTAGGACGGTCTTCACAGATCTATATTGTGAGGGACTCGCAGCAATCTCCGACACGCGGCAGTCAGACGAACAAACCAATGCAGCGAACTAATTCACAAACCACGCTTTCACAACAGCAAGTGGCTCGTTTGGACGTGGACAAGCAATCGCCTCCACCCCCTCCTGTGACTCAACGAAACTcgtctccttctcttcccaACAATAGCCATACCCTAGCATGCACTCGCTCGCCTTCCGCGAGCTTGGTTGAATCTTCTAGCCAACTCCCCAAAATCCCGCCAGCTACCGATTTCGTCCGGACACAGTCTAGTAATCCAGCTAGCCAGCGAGCCGTGGTATGTGGTGAAAATGCTTCCAATCAAGAAAAGTCATCTTCGATGTCTTCATGTGTTGTCGAAACACCGGTGCACCAACAATCAAGAAGCTTTGCGGATGTGGTCCCGGGTACCACAGTACCGGAAACAAGTCCAAATCGTCTACAAAACCAGGGATTGAACAGTGACATAAATGGGGATGCAGCTCAAGAGGACGATGATCTACCTCCTGTCTATCCATCTGACCACGATCGAGCCAGTCAATTGCGGCCACTTGCACCACCAAGCTCATTAGCGGTGATGAAAGCCTTCAACTCTAAGATCCTTTCTAGCCCTAGCGGCAGACAGCGCAAAGCACTGACAGAAATTGCCTCGGAAGCATCTCCGGGAGGACCTGCTAATTTCGATATCGACTTTGGCATCTTGACTGCAGATGATAGAGAGTTCAGGTCCATGGTCGCTATGTCTCCCGATCCAccgagaaagaagagacgCGGAAATGATGGTCAGAATGTCTATGCTTCTGATCCTGTGCTTCCAGTTACACCTCGTCCGAATACTCCTCGCTTTGCTCCATTCCAAAAGCAGGAACAAATTCCCGAAGAGCCTCAGCCAGATATGCCGCAGGAGGAGCCGCAGACAGTATTTCGGAAACGATCTAAACCTTCCAATCGAGTGGATACAATATGGGATGTGGATGCTTCACCGGAGTACCATGTGTCTCGTACAGGAAGAAGGTCTTTTTTCCGATCTCGGCTTCAGCAGGCTGCTCATGGTCAGGAGCCCGAAAGGGACATCGCTGGGCCTCCAAAGGAAACTATTGAAGCTCTCGTTAGCATGAGTGATGAGATGTATGCCATTTCCACTCCTACTGGAAACTCCCATCGTCCCGCGGAGATGCCAAAGGTTGGTGCTGCCCGGGATGTTACGGCCCAGGATGCTACGACCCAAAAAGAGCCTACTCCTGTTAGGACATCCTCACCGGGAGGTCCTCAAATTGCCCACAACCAAGTGCTCGCCCCTTGGAGTGGCCCGAAACGGGCATACTATCCCGCTACATGCTTTGGAACACCATTTGGCACTTCAGCATCACGGTATCTTGTCAAGTTTGAAGACAGTCTTCCGGTTGAGGTGCCAATAACTACAGTCAAGAGACTCGAACTGCGAGTTGGTGATGTGGTCAAGGTAGAAATACCCAAGTTTCCGAAGATTCCTCATGTCATTCGAGGTTTTGACGATCGAATCAGTGAGGAAGATTTCAATAATGCCGTTAATAGTGGCTTTATCCCAATGACTGATGTTTACGGTAATTTGTCTGTCATCCTGGAACCGAAAGCGCGCAAAAGTATCTCGAATGAGGCCCTTCCACGGACGGGAAGCATGGTCCAAGTCCCCATCTCGCGGATCTATCTGGATACCATCCTATGGAACCAGCTCAAAGATCGGGCATTTAGCCATGATGCAAATGCGAAGACGGTAGAAGAGAGGCCCCAAACACCAGCCTTAGCCGGCGTACCCGCCACGCCAACACCTCCAAGCAGCCGGCTTTCTCGCACTATGCGGTACATGGGTGGTATCTTTGCTGGAATGGTGTTTGCAGTCTCCTACGTTGATGACGATGCGGGCAAGTCCCGCGTGTCCCGGTTGATAATGGAACACGGCGGGCGTATTATAGATGGGTTCAACGAACTTTTCGATTTTCCGTCGAACGTCCCTATTGCAATCCCGACAACAAAACAATCTGCTGATCCAGCACAAAATAAGACCAACCTGCGTCTTACTAGAAGTGCCGAAGATCTCGGATTCGCTTGTGTGATTGCTGACAAACACTCCCGCCGGGAAAAATACATGCAAGCCCTAGCTCTCAATCTACCTTGTCTTTCTGGCCGCTGGGTTGAAGACTGCATTGCCCAGAACCGAATCATAGATTGGGAGATGTACCTGCTCCCCGCAGGGGACTCAACGTATCTCAACGGCGCTGCCAAATCGCGAATGTTGACGCCCACTCTTGCCGTCAACGCACGCTTCTCGCATACCATCACAGCCCGACCAAAACTACTAGACGGACAGTCTGTGCTTATCGTCATGGGCCgcggaaaggaagaagagaagagcaggGCGTACATATTCCTCACGTACGCCCTTGGTGCCTCAAGAGTGGAGCGCGTGTATGATCTCAAGTCCGCCAAGACATTCCTAGACCAAGAGGCCGAAGCTGGTCATGGCAATTCTTGGGACTGGGTGTACGTACACTTCCATGATCAGGAGGCCGTCAGAGCGGAGTTTCTGCAATCCACGGATACAGAATCTAATTCGGGACGTGGCACGAAGAGACGTAAAATGTCTCATTTCATGGGATGTATCAGTGGTCAGGAGCTCGGGTTGAGTTCTAAGATTACTGTCGTGGGTAATGATTTTGTTTGTCAGAGTTTGATTTTGGGAAGATTGTTTGGGGCGTAG
- the sen2 gene encoding tRNA splicing endonuclease subunit SEN2 (BUSCO:EOG09262WXK;~COG:J;~EggNog:ENOG410PM9P;~InterPro:IPR011856,IPR006677,IPR006676,IPR016589, IPR036167;~PFAM:PF01974;~go_component: GO:0000214 - tRNA-intron endonuclease complex [Evidence IEA];~go_function: GO:0000213 - tRNA-intron endonuclease activity [Evidence IEA];~go_function: GO:0003676 - nucleic acid binding [Evidence IEA];~go_function: GO:0004518 - nuclease activity [Evidence IEA];~go_process: GO:0006388 - tRNA splicing, via endonucleolytic cleavage and ligation [Evidence IEA]), giving the protein MTSQPPSTPSPAPEVAEAASSKIEPTQENVRPAPARRPRPQRPNYKHIHRFPLPLTVQSLPPLIPHNPLSVISVALSYLTYLISPPHQELYSAYFDSNTSSVHVTDEKTIRALWEMGFFGKGSLSRSEPSWLEREKKRRGQFGGKTSEDVTRERRTERRELKLERARMEKLAIEQQLQAEAAAKENGTASPDVDADNTSNGTASTTEKFSLRKAREAKMLESQQSGEQTPMADSGNASPGRKTVRFSPVVQEKQFISDSAVLQLPESLIDGHKADEEFLLKNEEHLQLSNEEALFLAYGLGALQVYDCDQKNTIPTSSLLTLFRQHSYFPPRSPAANLDPDDPFLVSYVVYHHYRSLGWIVRSGVKFGVDYLLYNRGPVFSHAEFALVVIPSYARPYWSETEERRAHAEEKQARSWWWLHCVNRVQAQVRKSLVICYVEVPPPDDAQALENDIGALLGRYKVRDVTIKRWVPNRSRD; this is encoded by the coding sequence ATGACCTCTCAACCTCCTTCAACACCTAGTCCTGCCCCCGAGGTAGCAGAAGCTGCTTCGTCTAAGATCGAACCGACGCAAGAGAATGTGCGCCCTGCTCCTGCTCGCCGTCCTCGACCTCAAAGGCCCAATTATAAACACATCCATCGctttcctctccctcttACCGTCCAGTCGTTGCCTCCTTTGATTCCGCATAATCCTCTCTCCGTCATCAGCGTCGCTCTGTCATACTTGACCTACTTGATTTCGCCGCCACACCAAGAGCTCTACTCCGCCTATTTCGACTCGAATACATCCTCTGTTCATGTTACGGATGAGAAGACAATCAGAGCGCTATGGGAGATGGGCTTCTTTGGCAAGGGCTCGCTGAGTCGCAGTGAGCCCAGTTGGTTGGAGCGGGAAAAGAAGCGAAGGGGTCAGTTCGGTGGGAAGACCAGTGAGGATGTTACGCGGGAGAGGAGAACGGAACGGCGCGAGTTGAAGCTCGAGAGAGCGCGCATGGAGAAGCTTGCCATTGAACAGCAACTTCAGGCCGAGGCTGCTGCTAAGGAAAACGGTACTGCATCCCCTGACGTGGATGCAGACAATACTAGTAATGGGACTGCTAGTACCACGGAAAAGTTCTCCCTTCGAAAGGCTCGTGAAGCGAAGATGCTCGAGTCGCAGCAGTCGGGGGAGCAGACTCCGATGGCAGATTCCGGGAATGCATCGCCTGGAAGGAAAACAGTGCGGTTCTCACCTGTTGTGCAGGAGAAGCAGTTTATCTCTGATTCCGCCGTTCTGCAACTGCCCGAGTCACTCATCGACGGGCACAAGGCCGACGAGGAATTTCTGTTGAAAAATGAAGAGCACCTTCAGCTGTCCAACGAAGAGGCTCTCTTCCTTGCTTACGGACTTGGCGCCCTCCAGGTCTATGACTGTGACCAAAAAAATACAATCCCTACATCTTCTTTACTCACATTATTCCGCCAACACTCATACTTCCCTCCCCGGAGTCCTGCCGCAAACCTGGACCCAGACGACCCTTTCCTCGTCTCCTACGTGGTGTACCACCATTACCGATCTCTTGGTTGGATTGTTCGTTCCGGCGTGAAGTTCGGAGTGGACTACCTCCTCTACAACCGCGGACCTGTTTTCTCGCATGCTGAGTTCGCCCTCGTGGTTATCCCGTCATACGCCCGCCCCTACTGGTCTGAAACTGAAGAGCGCAGGGCGCACGCCGAAGAGAAGCAGGCGCGCAGCTGGTGGTGGCTTCACTGCGTTAACCGTGTACAGGCGCAGGTGAGAAAGAGCTTGGTGATCTGCTATGTGGAAGTGCCACCCCCGGATGATGCTCAGGCATTAGAGAATGATATCGGGGCCTTGCTTGGTCGCTATAAGGTACGGGATGTTACGATCAAGCGATGGGTTCCAAACCGGAGTCGGGATTAG
- the NOP10 gene encoding H/ACA ribonucleoprotein complex subunit NOP10 (COG:A;~EggNog:ENOG410PRU4;~InterPro:IPR007264,IPR036756;~PFAM:PF04135;~go_function: GO:0030515 - snoRNA binding [Evidence IEA];~go_process: GO:0001522 - pseudouridine synthesis [Evidence IEA];~go_process: GO:0042254 - ribosome biogenesis [Evidence IEA]): MHLMYTLDKEGKRVYTLKKVLNGEVTKSAHPARFSPDDKYSRHRVTLKKRYGLLLTQQPEKEASQL; encoded by the exons ATGCATCTTATG TACACTTTGGATAAAGAGGGCAAGCGGGTGTACACCCTCAAGAAGGTCCTGAACGGCGAGGTCACCAAGTCTGCCCACCCGGCTCGTTTCTCCCCCGACGACAAGTACTCGAG ACACCGTGTCACCCTCAAGAAGAGATACGGTCTGCTCTTGACCCAGCAGCCTG AGAAGGAGGCTTCTCAGCTGTAA
- a CDS encoding uncharacterized protein (COG:S;~EggNog:ENOG410PU8N), producing the protein MDPFVLAHPDFGIQNFIVSEEDELQGIIDWDGFAAVPRTLGNEGYPGWLTRDWDSAMYGYNESMEHGVELEGVWEDSPESLAYHCGICDGIMARHRVERRGGSEANFCRMSLITENLAIAVNAPQCRNGILRKMVHEIWAAVGQDEQLDFEDLIDMLAKSNVADMVMEMLHRGFHILLSKEGL; encoded by the coding sequence ATGGACCCGTTCGTTCTTGCACATCCAGACTTTGGCATCCAGAACTTCATCGTGTCCGAAGAGGACGAGCTCCAAGGTATCATCGATTGGGATGGGTTCGCTGCTGTGCCTCGCACTCTTGGCAACGAGGGTTATCCTGGATGGCTCACGCGCGACTGGGATTCGGCTATGTACGGATATAACGAGTCTATGGAACATGGGGTGGAACTAGAAGGTGTGTGGGAAGATTCGCCCGAATCTCTCGCCTATCACTGCGGCATCTGTGATGGTATTATGGCAAGGCATCGTGtggagagaagaggagggtcTGAAGCCAACTTCTGTCGTATGTCCCTTATCACGGAAAACCTAGCCATTGCAGTGAATGCCCCTCAGTGCCGAAATGGGATTCTGCGAAAAATGGTGCATGAAATATGGGCTGCTGTCGGACAAGATGAGCAATTGGATTTCGAGGACCTAATCGACATGTTGGCCAAGAGCAACGTGGCTGACATGGTGATGGAGATGCTCCATAGGGGCTTTCACATTCTTCTGTCGAAGGAAGGGCTATAG